The Brevibacillus brevis genome contains a region encoding:
- the ggt gene encoding gamma-glutamyltransferase, which translates to MSFWKKLSTVALTAVIGVSTFSGAQAANRPTSMSPNAMVTTPHYLATAAALKTLENGGNAVDAAITAASTLAVVYPHYTTIGGDNFWLIYNAKTKELKALNGSGRAGEKATIDYYKGKGYEKIPSRGYESANTVPGVVSGWWEAYNYAHKSMGNSKLQWHKLLEPAIGYAENGYPVSPNQVYWTKYATDPTDNDLKNLQRFDGFRKTFLKPNGDPYAAGEILKQKDLANTLRIIAKKGADGFYKGEVAKKIVADMQANGGLLTLKDFEKHTSTWADPISVDYRGYKAYNVPPNSQGMASLSILNVLNNFDLKSMGEGTPDYYHTIVEATKQSFADRDKWLTDPAFVDIPVDELLSKEHGKDLAARIDMKQAAKSVEPLDPKGDTTWFGIVDKDGNAVSIIQSHYFDWGSGIVAKDTGILLQNRGSYFSLDPKHINHLEPGKRTFHTINPAMLFKGDKPYLLYGTQGGEGQPQTQAALVTRIVDFGFSVQDAIEAPRWLHGRNWGSASNNLKVESRIPQEVLDELIKRGHPVEKLEAAYTDSMGQSGAILIDPQTNVKFGGADPRGEGAAMGY; encoded by the coding sequence ATGTCATTCTGGAAGAAACTCTCGACCGTCGCGCTGACTGCTGTCATCGGGGTATCAACATTCTCTGGGGCACAAGCTGCTAATCGTCCAACATCGATGTCACCGAACGCAATGGTGACGACTCCTCACTATCTGGCTACGGCTGCGGCCCTGAAGACATTGGAAAACGGTGGTAATGCAGTAGATGCTGCTATTACAGCCGCTTCCACATTAGCTGTCGTCTATCCTCATTACACAACCATTGGCGGAGATAACTTCTGGCTCATCTACAATGCCAAAACAAAAGAACTGAAGGCGCTGAACGGCAGTGGTCGCGCAGGCGAAAAGGCAACCATCGACTATTACAAAGGCAAAGGCTACGAAAAAATCCCGTCCCGCGGTTATGAATCGGCAAACACTGTCCCTGGTGTCGTCTCCGGCTGGTGGGAGGCGTACAACTACGCCCATAAAAGCATGGGCAACAGTAAGCTTCAATGGCACAAACTGCTGGAGCCGGCCATTGGATACGCCGAGAACGGATATCCAGTCTCCCCCAACCAAGTATATTGGACGAAATACGCGACAGATCCAACTGACAATGACTTGAAAAATCTTCAACGTTTTGATGGATTCCGCAAAACATTCCTGAAGCCCAACGGCGATCCCTATGCCGCAGGCGAAATTCTTAAACAAAAGGATCTTGCCAATACTTTGCGAATCATTGCAAAAAAAGGCGCTGACGGTTTTTATAAAGGAGAAGTTGCTAAAAAAATCGTAGCAGACATGCAAGCCAACGGAGGATTGCTCACGTTGAAAGATTTTGAGAAGCACACCTCCACTTGGGCAGATCCAATTTCGGTAGACTACCGCGGTTATAAAGCGTACAACGTTCCGCCTAACTCCCAAGGCATGGCATCGCTCTCCATTCTTAATGTTCTGAATAATTTTGACCTCAAGAGCATGGGTGAAGGAACACCCGATTACTATCATACGATTGTAGAAGCTACCAAACAGTCTTTTGCTGACCGCGACAAATGGCTGACTGACCCTGCCTTTGTGGATATCCCTGTGGATGAGCTGTTGTCCAAGGAGCACGGGAAAGATTTAGCTGCGCGCATTGATATGAAGCAAGCCGCCAAATCCGTAGAACCGCTTGATCCAAAAGGCGATACAACCTGGTTCGGGATCGTCGACAAAGATGGCAATGCAGTGTCCATCATTCAGAGTCACTACTTTGACTGGGGTTCCGGCATCGTAGCGAAAGATACGGGCATCCTTTTGCAAAACCGCGGAAGCTATTTCTCTTTGGATCCCAAACACATCAATCACTTGGAACCAGGAAAACGCACTTTCCACACAATTAACCCAGCGATGCTCTTTAAAGGGGACAAGCCTTATCTCCTCTACGGAACACAAGGGGGAGAAGGACAGCCGCAAACGCAAGCCGCTCTCGTCACGCGTATCGTCGACTTTGGTTTCAGCGTGCAAGACGCAATCGAAGCGCCAAGATGGCTGCATGGACGCAACTGGGGATCTGCTTCCAACAATCTCAAGGTGGAAAGCCGCATCCCTCAAGAAGTCCTGGACGAGTTAATAAAACGGGGGCATCCAGTCGAAAAGCTGGAAGCAGCCTATACCGATT